The DNA region CCAAGTTAAGTACTCCACCAGAGCGAACGATGAAATCTGTCACCTGCCCAAACAAAAGCCGATCTATGCCATTTCCAATGGCTCCTCCGACTAGAAATCCCAAGCTACTGTCGATGAGAGCACCGTTCATTTCTTCCGTTCTACGAAAATAGAAAACTCCTATTACAAACAACACCGCCACAATTCCGAAGAGCCGTGCATAGCCTTGAAATAAACCTCCTGCCATCCCACTATTCTCGATATGTGTGAGTGGTATTCCCCATAATGTAAAGGATTCATTGATGTCAATGTAGGTACGAATGAGAAATTTGGTAAACTGGTCTGTCATAATAACGAGGATGGCAATAATATAAAATAGCATAGATTGTCCAACTTTCTTGCAGATATATTTTATTCGTCAATTTTAAGCGCTGTTATCGCATAAATTGTTGCTTTATTGAACTTATGAATAAATGAATTCATTAAATCAATTCTAAAACAATTTCAGATAACCTATGTCTGATTACTAATTGAACCTTTCTTGCTTTTATATCGAATTTTTTAAGGTCTTCAGATTGTACTTCCCAAGAGATTTTTGTTTCTTGCTCTAATTTAACGATTGCTTCTTCTATCCAAGAATGATATTTTTCGTAAATTTCTATTGCAAAACTTTCATCTTGGAATTCTTCAGGGCATTTAAAGCTGAGATGATAAAGCCATTTTTGAAAATCATTTTCACCAAATTTGATTACTCTTTGTTTCAATACTTCAATCAAGTCTTTTATAAGGTTATTGTCAAATCTTTCTTCTTTCATTTTCTGTTCCAGTTTAGATAATGTAAGGTTGCTTAAATCCTTACTGTCCATCCACAATATGTCTTTTACAATCTCTTTTAGTCTGTTCTTCTTAATGATAATCACCCTTTTTTAAAAATTATCCCTAAATATTACCATAAAATTTAATGTTGTCTATTTTATATATATTAACAACAAAGTTTACGAAAACAGCCATAATAAAAGAAGGGATCGTTAGCAAGCCTCTATTTGTTTTAATATTTCAATCCGTAACTGGCTAACAAGTAAAAGTCAGCCTTACCGTTTCATATTAATCTATTTTGGTGATTTTTAAAAAGGAAAGGTTCTAAACCTAAGAAAGGAACGACCTCTAATTGTTTAAAAATATTTTTACTACTCCACTCTTGATCCCTTGGGTGAGAATTGATCCTCAAGATTTCTGATTTTTTCATTTGGGGACATATGTCCTATCCGAACCACCTGGAAATATCTTTTAATATAGAGAGAAAATCTAAATTAGGGGAGAAAATGATGAAGGGGATTATCTTTGCAATAGTAGGTGGGGCATTTATTACCCTGCAAGGAATTGCCAATACAGTAATTAGTGAAGATGTCGGCACGTGGCAAGCAGCAACTGTTACCCAGTTTACTGGATTCATATTGGCTTTCCTTATCTTACTGTTCGTTCGAGATGGTAAATGGCAAAGCTTCAAACAAGTAAAACCGTTATATTTGATTGGTGGCGCCTTTGGGGCGATTGTTATTTTCAGTAATGTCGCATCCATTCAGAGAATTGGTGTTACCTTAAGCATATCAGCGATCCTGATTGCC from Neobacillus sp. FSL H8-0543 includes:
- a CDS encoding DMT family transporter, which gives rise to MKGIIFAIVGGAFITLQGIANTVISEDVGTWQAATVTQFTGFILAFLILLFVRDGKWQSFKQVKPLYLIGGAFGAIVIFSNVASIQRIGVTLSISAILIAQLILTFIIDSNGWFELEKQKMKLPQFIGIGMMIAGVVILGS
- the lspA gene encoding signal peptidase II, which produces MLFYIIAILVIMTDQFTKFLIRTYIDINESFTLWGIPLTHIENSGMAGGLFQGYARLFGIVAVLFVIGVFYFRRTEEMNGALIDSSLGFLVGGAIGNGIDRLLFGQVTDFIVRSGGVLNLADHAIEIGVLLIIIYVIISWFKKGR